DNA from Triticum aestivum cultivar Chinese Spring chromosome 7D, IWGSC CS RefSeq v2.1, whole genome shotgun sequence:
ctctgttcgtgagcttacgatgatgaatgggtatacctaggtaagtaaaaggtaaagcccctaattcacaaccaaacaattgcctataagcctcttgttcctccttggctctaccaaagcagaacaactcgcttttatgaaagttaatctttaaaccggacaattgttcaaataaacacaacaccagcttcatgtttctcgcttttgccaagtcatgctccatgaaaatgattgtatcatcagcgtactgcaaaatggacacACCCCCATCAACTAGGTTGGGCACCAAGCCACCTACCTGACCGGCGTTCTTTGCCCTGCCTATGAGAATGGCCAACATATCgactacaatgttgaacaaaataggggacattggatctccttgcctcaggcctttgtgtgtctgaaaataatgacctatatcatcattgactttaattccaacactacctttttgcgtaaaggattctacctggcgtcaccaggcctcatcaaaacccttcatacgtaaagcctgttgaaggaaaggccatttgactttgtcatacgctttttcgaaatccactttgaaaaccacCCCATCCgctttttcgtgtggatttcatggagcgtttcatgtagGACCACAACACCCTCGAgaatgttcctgtccggcatgaaggccgtttgggtaggctgcacaacagcatgcgcgatctgtgagagcctattggtcccgaccttggtgaaaattttgaagctaacattaagaagacagattggcctgaattgctcaattctcacagcctctgttttcttagggagAAGGGTGATCGTTCCAAAATTTAGCTGGAAAAGATGAAGCTGCCCAGCAAACAGATCATTGAACAAAGGCAACAAATCTCCTTTAATGATAAACCAGCATTTCTTATAGAACTCCGCTGGAAATCCATCTGGGCCAGGCGCTTTGTTAGTTTCCATTTGTGAGACGGCATCAAATACCTCTTTCTCGGTAAAAGGAGCCGTCAGAACATCATTCTCCACAACTGTGagctgaggaacatcctcaaccctggactcatccagagacacacagttATTGTCTGGAggaccaaacaactgcttatagaATTCAGTAATATACAATTTTAGGTTCTCCTGTCCTacaattgtaccctcatcttgctcaagctgaaagatcctcttctttcgatgcttaccattagcaatcatatgaaaaaattcagtgttcgcgtccccctgaaCTACTCTCCGGACCttggcccgcaacgcccacttcaactcttcttcCCTAAGAAGTTCCTTCAGCCTCAATTCCGCATCCAACTTGGCTTGAAGCTCCGCGACTGGCAGAAGCGTGGTTTCGGCCTTtacatctagggactgaataagggaaagaagcctttccttttcaaccttataaatcccgctaagatgcttagcccatccACGCAGGACACTCCTCAAGTGcctgatcttattctgccatcGCTGAAGCGCAGTCTTTCCTCCtgaatccttagcccactctctagcCACAAGATCCAAGAAGCCTTCACGTTCAAACCAAGCCATCTCAAAGGAGAACACATTCCTGTTCCCCACGTGGGAGGGTTGACCAGAGTCCACAAAAAGCGGCGTGTGGTCGGAAATACCACGGGATAAGGCCTGGACTGTTACtagaggaaacttctgttcccaatcgACACTAGCCAACACACGGTCCAACTTCTCATACGTCGGATTTGGCAGCGCAttagcccaggtgaattttctGCCCGAGAGCTCAATTTCTCTTAGGTTCAAACTCTCAATGATAGTATTAAACATGAAcaaccatctgccgtcaaagttatcattattcttatcctcacgccttctaataatattgaaatcaccccccaccAGGTACGGCAACTGCTCGGAACCACACATCCGAACTAGATCAGCCAAGAAATCGGGCTTGAACTCTGGCTGCGCAGCCCCATAAACCACAACCAGAGCCCAGTTAAACCCATCTTCCTTCGACCGCACCCGGAACTTGACAGCAAAGTCTCCCATAACCACACTGCGAACCTCAAGCGTCTCGCACCTAACGCCGAGTAAGATTCCACCTGATCTTCCTCTCGGCGGCAAGCAATGCCAATCAAATGCAATGCCCCCCGACAAAGAATTTAGAAACTGAGGCGCAAAATTATCTCTCCCCGTCTCCAAAAGAGCGATAAAATCTAAGTGATGCTCGACAgacgcctcagcaagaaaccttcttttagccaagtccctcagacctctgctattccaaaagatattggcaggaggagatgacgacgaggTCGAGAAAATCATCTCATCCACCTGCACACTTTTCCTGTGCAAGCACATATGTCCTCGTTTTTAACATCTTCTGTTTATATTTCAAAAAATTGAGGCTGGCTGCCGCGTGTATTTTCTTTTCAATGGTTTGTGTGTTTATAATGCAGACATCGAAGCACACCGACCCGCTATTTTCAGTTTTGAGGACTAGTAATCTGGCATGGCAACTCTAAAATAAGTGTCTTCGAGTTCATTTCCTGGAAAAAATTGCAACGAGGAAGAAACATACGAGAGATCTGCAACTCGTGGAGTTCCTCTACATCTTTTCGACATAGATGCCATTGTTGCCGCCTACCTGACCTCACATGATTCTTCGATTGTTTTGGGAGAAGTATGAAATGATGTCACACCGAAGTAACACATGTTGGAGTACAACATCCTTGGTCTATCGAAGTGCCCCATTCCTGGTGTCTCCCATTGATAGTGTTACGCATCGATGTTGCGCTCTATCTTTGCCAAAGAAAAATACTTCAATGGAAAGTAAATAGGTGTCCCCTGATATATTTTGACTAGTcttctctactattaaaggggagtcTACAGCCGTGATGGTATGTCGTGATTTGGTTTGGTTCATATGTTTGTTTGTTTCACGTTAGTTATGAAGAGTAACATTCTTTGAACGGAAGGATCCTGTTAATTAAGAAGAGTATCATTTTTTGGACATGAGAATAACGTTAATTATGAAAAGTATCGTTGAGCATTAGACTATAGGATAGAGTTATTTATGAACATTATCATTCTTTGAATGGACGATCACATTAATTGTGGAGAGTATCATGTCTTTCTTGGAGGGAAAATCACGTTATTGAGTATTTGTTTGGACAGAAGAAAAGATCACGTTAATTATTAAAGGTGTCATCGAGCGTTGGATGGAAGGATCAAAGTATGTATGCTCTCACAGACAATTAGCTAGTATTAGTTCAACTGCACGCGCGCGTACATCCCATTTTCCACAGAAAACTAACCGTGTGTCACAACTTGCTACCCGAAAGTGACGTGGACATAGAAGAATCCAGTAATATGAAGTACCCTAGTAGTAACCGTAGTACACGATCTGCAGCGCGCCTGGTCTAACAACTTTGAGGGCAAATGATGAAATAGTCCAAGTATGCCATGCCATGCGTACGTTACATACATTACCCACTGACGGCCTCACGGGTTCTCCTTCTGGATAGGGACGTAGACTGGAGACTAGTTATCACCGTTCGTAACAAAATCCATATGAGACAGACTCGATCGAATTGTCTTGTTCGTGGAATTCTTTGCCACTCCACGAAAATTCCTTGCCAGTTGCCATGGTGCTAGACTTTCCAGGCAAACTGCAGAAATTTCATGCACAAATCCGCTATAAAAACACCCCTATACTCAAGCTATACGTACAGAAGCAAAGCTAGCTAGTGCAGGCACAGATAAATCATTTAGACACCGCGAAACGAGAATGCAGACGCCCAAGCTAGCCATCTTGCTCGCCCTAGCCATGTCAGCCGCCATGGCTAATCTTTCCCAGGCGCAGAACTCGCCTCAGGACTACCTCTCACCGCACAACGCTGCCCGTGCCGCCGTCGGGGTGGGCGCGGTGACCTGGAGCACGAAGCTGCAGGGGTTCGCCCAGAGCTACGCCAACCAGAGGATCAACGACTGCAAGCTCCAGCACTCGGGCGGGCCGTACGGGGAGAACATCTTCTGGGGGTCGGCCGGCGCGGACTGGAAGGCGGCGGACGCGGTGAACGCGTGGGTGGGCGAAAAGAAGGACTACGACTACGGCTCCAACACCTGCGCGGCGGGGAAGGTGTGCGGGCACTACACGCAGGTGGTGTGGCGCGCGTCAACCAGCATCGGCTGCGCCCGCGTCGTCTGCAACAATAACCTCGGCGTCTTCATCACCTGCAACTACGAGCCCCGCGGGAATATCATTGGACAGAAACCATACTAACTGTGATGCACGTCTTCGCAGtacatacatgcatacatacaTCTAGTCTTTCGTCCCTAATCGCATGCACCTTCGTATGCCTAACTAGCCAGAGGGACCGAGCGAGTAAATAAAAGGAATGCCGTAATAAGCCATGTATTCCATCCTGGACTGTAATAAATAATGAGCCTTTCTATGGCACACTTAAATAAATGTGAGTCTTTCATTAACTGTTAATTTGATCTAGATTTGTTTGTGTTACACTTGTGCAGGGGTCATGCTAATCTTCTTTGTATGGTTTCAATTTAATAGGATGTCCCCTAATTTTCTTTTATTATCGTTTAACTGGGGCGATCAAATCTATTTTGATCCGATCTCACCAAAATCTCGAACTTAATCTCTCTGCACTGGATCGATCAGTGATTCTCTCTAGAGCTCGACTGATCATGAACTTCTCATTTGGTGATGGGCAAACGTAACGTTTAGGGATATATAAGTCGAACATACCTCAATACAAATGTAAGGGAACTAAATTTCTCTATTCATAAAGTGAGTTGCTGAAAAAATTGATTATGGTAAACACTCTATTCCTAGTGTAGTTAATTATTCTAATGAACATTTTGTTAATTTGGCTCAAAATGTGGGGTTAAATTTGAGAAATTCTATGGAAATTATTAATTTCAATTTAAATATTATCAAATATTTTAATCAAACTTGGCTTGATTTAATTAAGCAAGCTAATGTTCATCATAATATGACTCTCCACAGGATGATAGGAAAGATTTGGTTGAAAGTTGGGAGTATGATGTAGAGGAGATGTTGTCTGCTGAAGGGAAAAGTGACATTGTTTCTAAAGACGAAAACTGTCACCATATTAGGAAATTATCTTTTGATAAGGAAAACAAAAGGAATAACAAGTCACCCCAGAATTCTGGTGGGAGACATGTTTGCTCCATACCAGGTTTAGATAACCTTGGGAAAAAACAAATCGGAATTCTCCCGTGTTTAAAATGAGAGATATTTTTTGGAACATGAGAGGATTTGGAAGTCATATTAAGAAAAGATTTTGCGGAGAATCGTTTATTGATAAAAAAGTGGATTTCCTGGGATTGCAAGATACCATAAAAGAATCTACATCCAGCCACAAAATATATGTGCTGGCAGAGATTTCCATTGGCGTCATACCCCTTCTAGGGGGGAATCTGGTCGCGTTTTCTTATGAGTTAATTATACTGATGTAATTTCTCACGAAGATGCGGATTATTATATCAAAATGGCGGTGCAAGATGTTAAACTGAATTTGTTTGGGATCAGGTCTTGGTTTATGGTGAAGCTTACCCTGATAGAAAAGCCAAACATCTTGGCTGAGCTATCCATAGTTTTTCAGAATATCAATAATCTTATCTTATTTGGGGGAGATTTCTAGGTTATTACGAAAACATCTAAAAAATAAACCAGGGGCACATGGACATTATAGTTTTCTGTTCAATGACTTCATTGAGCAAGCTGGTCTTAGAGAGCtagatttgaattatgcataaTATATTTGAGATACTAACTTGTAAATACCTACATTTGATAGGTTAAATATAGCATTTTGTTGCATTGATTGGGAGGTAAATTACCCCTTGACTTAGTGTACTACTATGGTTAGAGGGAAATCTAACCACACACCTTTGTTTTTAGACTCGTGATGTGCCACAATTGTCactattttcaaatttggaaactcctGATTTTTAAGAGAAGGGATTCAAAAGTTAGTTGTTGATGCTTGGCTGGATCCTGCTTTTAGGGGCCCTAATATAGAAAAGGGCAATATAGGTTGAGGAAGCTTATTGCCAAATTAAAAGGATGAAATAGGAACATGAATGCTTGATATAAGATTTTAAAGAAAGCTGCCCTGATCAAATTGGGTAATATTGATAAACAGTGTGAGTTTTTCGGATTAACTTCTGATATGAGGCAAGAACAAAAGACTTGAGAGCTCAGTTAGATAGAATTATGTTACAAGAGGAACTTGAATGGAAACAGAGAGCCAAGATAACAGAAATAATTGAAGGAGAAGTTAATGCTAAATATCTGCATGCCAAAGCTAACTGTA
Protein-coding regions in this window:
- the LOC543422 gene encoding pathogenesis-related protein PRB1-3, which translates into the protein MQTPKLAILLALAMSAAMANLSQAQNSPQDYLSPHNAARAAVGVGAVTWSTKLQGFAQSYANQRINDCKLQHSGGPYGENIFWGSAGADWKAADAVNAWVGEKKDYDYGSNTCAAGKVCGHYTQVVWRASTSIGCARVVCNNNLGVFITCNYEPRGNIIGQKPY